Proteins encoded together in one Heliangelus exortis chromosome 13, bHelExo1.hap1, whole genome shotgun sequence window:
- the APRT gene encoding adenine phosphoribosyltransferase gives MSQEKLRRVRERVRSFPDFPVPGVLFRDISPLLKDPAAFRALIDLLEDHLRASFPKIDLIAGLDSRGFLIGPPLAQRLGVGFVPIRKKGKLPGPTESVSYTLEYGKAELEIQSDAVEPGQKVVIVDDLLATGGTMCAACELLKRLKAEVLECLVVIELKLLKGSEKLKSIPFHSLLQYE, from the exons ATGAGCCAGGAAAAGCTGCGGCGGGTCCGAGAGCGGGTCCGGTCCTTCCCTGACTTCCCGGTGCCCGGGGTGCTGTTCCG CGATATCAGTCCCTTGCTGAAGGATCCTGCGGCTTTCAGGGCTTTGATTGATCTTCTGGAAGATCATTTGAGGGCATCTTTCCCCAAAATCGACTTAATTGCTG gcctgGACTCTCGGGGCTTCCTCATAGGCCCCCCCTTGGCTCAGAGACTTGGGGTTGGATTTGTGCCCATCCGGAAAAAGGGGAAACTTCCCGGTCCCACCGAGTCAGTCTCCTACACCCTGGAGTATGGCAAG GCTGAACTTGAAATCCAGAGCGACGCCGTGGAACCGGGACAAAAAGTGGTTATTGTGGATGATTTGCTTGCAACTGGAg gTACCATGTGTGCAGCCTGTGAGCTGCTGAAGAGGCTGAAGGCTGAAGTCCTGGAGTGCCTGGTGGTCATTGAGTTAAAGCTCCTGAAGGGCTCAGAAAAGCTCAAATCCATCCCATTCCACTCCCTGCTGCAGTATGagtga
- the CDT1 gene encoding DNA replication factor Cdt1 isoform X1 codes for MAQLRLTDFFGLTKAAPGAPDKRGGSRLKAAPATPPVLREAEKEGVPVGLISHLPPLPPSPRTPAGRGSPGVRLLAGRKRSRREMEEESPSATRCGEPSRKSARKRLELPRDAGQGMPGATTSPSSPATACPQTSPSQEGGTSCPPNRSQDGATQPRTAPQGTTRRLQREDLAGLRSRLQKVKVLGHRGDKLPPIPSGASTDLQDRLERVRQLKLQIQERKSGATPGARPSEDTGVAAPVAEAGSKKPPAYQRFHTLAQDLPPGLSLPYKFKVLAEMFRSMDTISGMLFNRAETITFAKVKRGVQDMMHRQFEERHVGQIKAVYPTSYRLRQEKNVPTFGGKKSEYQLTLEPVVGEEEKVGGRPHLSASRLLERRREFHRNLVNIVKQHHKAFLAALNPPMVVPEEKLTRWHPRFNVDEVPDITPAELPQPPQEERLTTAQEVLSTARGMLPPKMEKALANLALRTAEADAGEPVVSKAPSPASTSRALKGVSQALLERVRAKERQKLEALLTRDAGQEERVAMLGRLPAMARVLRGVFVAEKKPALSMEVACARMAESYNTQMPPGEMEKHLRLFAELLPDWVGIHSIRTDTYVKLDKGKDLSIITERLTKALKEAEAL; via the exons ATGGCCCAGCTTCGCCTCACCGACTTTTTCGGCCTCACCAAAGCGGCTCCCGGAGCCCCGGACAAGCGCGGCGGCTCCCGGCTCAAAGCCGCCCCTGCCACTCCTCCGGTGCTGCGGGAGGCAGAGAAAGAGGGGGTCCCGGTGGGGCtcatctcccacctccccccgCTGCCCCCCTCCCCGCGCACCCCGGCCGGCAGAGGCTCCCCGGGAGTGCGGTTGTTGGCGGGGAGGAAGCGGAGCCGCCGGGAGATGGAAGAGGAATCGCCGAGCGCGACCCGGTGCGGGGAACCCAGCAGGAAATCGGCACGgaagaggctggagctgccgCGGGATGCAGGGCAGGGGATGCCGGGCGCG ACCACCAGCCCTTCATCTCCAGCCACTGCTTGTCCCCAAACGTCACCCTCGCAAGAGGGGGGCACCTCCTGCCCCCCGAACCGGAGCCAGGACGGGGCgacacagcccaggacagcCCCCCAGGGGACAACTCGGCGCTTGCAGCGG gaGGACCTGGCTGGGCTTCGGAGCCGCCTGCAGAAGGTGAAGGTGCTGGGACATCGTGGGGACAAGCTGCCACCCATCCCCTCTGGGGCCAGCACCGACCTGCAGGACCGTCTGGAGAGGGTTCGGCAACTGAAGCTGCAGATCCAGGAGAGGAAATCAGGAGCCACACCGGGAGCACGACCCTCTGAGGACACCGGGGTGGCAGCTCCTGTGGCAGAGGCTGG CAGCAAGAAGCCCCCCGCATACCAGCGGTTCCACACCCTCGCCCAGGACCTGCCCCCGGGGCTCTCCCTGCCCTACAAGTTCAAGGTGCTGGCAGAGATGTTCCGGAGCATGGACACCATCTCTGGGATGCTCTTCAACCGTGCTGAGACCATCACCTTCGCCAAGGTGAAGCGGGGGGTGCAGGACATGATGCACAG GCAGTTTGAGGAGCGGCACGTGGGGCAGATCAAGGCCGTGTATCCCACCTCCTACAGGCTGCGCCAGGAGAAGAACGTCCCCACCTTTGGTGGGAAGAAGTCTGAGTATCAGCTCACCCTGGAGCCAGTGGTGGGGGAAG AGGAGAAGGTGGGTGGCCGCCCACACTTGTCAGCCTCACGCTTGCTGGAGCGCAGGAGGGAGTTCCACCGCAACCTGGTGAACATCGTCAAGCAGCACCACAAG GCATTCCTGGCTGCCCTCAACCCTCCCATGGTGGTGCCAGAGGAGAAGCTGACCCGCTGGCATCCCCGCTTCAACGTGGACGAGGTGCCAGACATCACCCCGGCGGAGctgccacagccaccccagGAGGAGAGGCTCACCACGGcccaggaggtgctgagcaCAGCTCGGGGGATGCTGCCCCCCAAG ATGGAAAAAGCTCTTGCCAACCTGGCCTTAAGAACTGCTGAAGCCGATGCAGGGGAACCAGTGGTTTCCAAAGCCCCAtcccctgccagcacctccaGAGCTCTCAAAGGGgtgtcccaggccctgctcgAGAGG GTCCGGGCgaaggagaggcagaagctGGAGGCTCTGCTGACCCGGgatgcagggcaggaggagcgGGTGGCCATGCTGGGGAGGCTGCCAGCCATGGCCCGTGTCCTGCGTGGGGTCTTCGTGGCCGAGAAGAAACCGGCGCTGAGCATGGAGGTGGCTTGTGCCCGCATGGCTGAGAGCTACAACACCCAGATGCCTCCTG gtgagATGGAGAAACATCTGCGCCTCTTTGCGGAGCTGCTGCCCGACTGGGTGGGGATCCACAGCATCAGGACAGACACCTATGTCAAGCTGGACAAGGGGAAGGACCTCAGCATCATCACTGAGAGGCTCACCAAGGCCCTGAAGGAGGCTGAAGCCCTCTGA
- the CDT1 gene encoding DNA replication factor Cdt1 isoform X2 — MAQLRLTDFFGLTKAAPGAPDKRGGSRLKAAPATPPVLREAEKEGVPVGLISHLPPLPPSPRTPAGRGSPGVRLLAGRKRSRREMEEESPSATRCGEPSRKSARKRLELPRDAGQGMPGATTSPSSPATACPQTSPSQEGGTSCPPNRSQDGATQPRTAPQGTTRRLQREDLAGLRSRLQKVKVLGHRGDKLPPIPSGASTDLQDRLERVRQLKLQIQERKSGATPGARPSEDTGVAAPVAEAGKKPPAYQRFHTLAQDLPPGLSLPYKFKVLAEMFRSMDTISGMLFNRAETITFAKVKRGVQDMMHRQFEERHVGQIKAVYPTSYRLRQEKNVPTFGGKKSEYQLTLEPVVGEEEKVGGRPHLSASRLLERRREFHRNLVNIVKQHHKAFLAALNPPMVVPEEKLTRWHPRFNVDEVPDITPAELPQPPQEERLTTAQEVLSTARGMLPPKMEKALANLALRTAEADAGEPVVSKAPSPASTSRALKGVSQALLERVRAKERQKLEALLTRDAGQEERVAMLGRLPAMARVLRGVFVAEKKPALSMEVACARMAESYNTQMPPGEMEKHLRLFAELLPDWVGIHSIRTDTYVKLDKGKDLSIITERLTKALKEAEAL, encoded by the exons ATGGCCCAGCTTCGCCTCACCGACTTTTTCGGCCTCACCAAAGCGGCTCCCGGAGCCCCGGACAAGCGCGGCGGCTCCCGGCTCAAAGCCGCCCCTGCCACTCCTCCGGTGCTGCGGGAGGCAGAGAAAGAGGGGGTCCCGGTGGGGCtcatctcccacctccccccgCTGCCCCCCTCCCCGCGCACCCCGGCCGGCAGAGGCTCCCCGGGAGTGCGGTTGTTGGCGGGGAGGAAGCGGAGCCGCCGGGAGATGGAAGAGGAATCGCCGAGCGCGACCCGGTGCGGGGAACCCAGCAGGAAATCGGCACGgaagaggctggagctgccgCGGGATGCAGGGCAGGGGATGCCGGGCGCG ACCACCAGCCCTTCATCTCCAGCCACTGCTTGTCCCCAAACGTCACCCTCGCAAGAGGGGGGCACCTCCTGCCCCCCGAACCGGAGCCAGGACGGGGCgacacagcccaggacagcCCCCCAGGGGACAACTCGGCGCTTGCAGCGG gaGGACCTGGCTGGGCTTCGGAGCCGCCTGCAGAAGGTGAAGGTGCTGGGACATCGTGGGGACAAGCTGCCACCCATCCCCTCTGGGGCCAGCACCGACCTGCAGGACCGTCTGGAGAGGGTTCGGCAACTGAAGCTGCAGATCCAGGAGAGGAAATCAGGAGCCACACCGGGAGCACGACCCTCTGAGGACACCGGGGTGGCAGCTCCTGTGGCAGAGGCTGG CAAGAAGCCCCCCGCATACCAGCGGTTCCACACCCTCGCCCAGGACCTGCCCCCGGGGCTCTCCCTGCCCTACAAGTTCAAGGTGCTGGCAGAGATGTTCCGGAGCATGGACACCATCTCTGGGATGCTCTTCAACCGTGCTGAGACCATCACCTTCGCCAAGGTGAAGCGGGGGGTGCAGGACATGATGCACAG GCAGTTTGAGGAGCGGCACGTGGGGCAGATCAAGGCCGTGTATCCCACCTCCTACAGGCTGCGCCAGGAGAAGAACGTCCCCACCTTTGGTGGGAAGAAGTCTGAGTATCAGCTCACCCTGGAGCCAGTGGTGGGGGAAG AGGAGAAGGTGGGTGGCCGCCCACACTTGTCAGCCTCACGCTTGCTGGAGCGCAGGAGGGAGTTCCACCGCAACCTGGTGAACATCGTCAAGCAGCACCACAAG GCATTCCTGGCTGCCCTCAACCCTCCCATGGTGGTGCCAGAGGAGAAGCTGACCCGCTGGCATCCCCGCTTCAACGTGGACGAGGTGCCAGACATCACCCCGGCGGAGctgccacagccaccccagGAGGAGAGGCTCACCACGGcccaggaggtgctgagcaCAGCTCGGGGGATGCTGCCCCCCAAG ATGGAAAAAGCTCTTGCCAACCTGGCCTTAAGAACTGCTGAAGCCGATGCAGGGGAACCAGTGGTTTCCAAAGCCCCAtcccctgccagcacctccaGAGCTCTCAAAGGGgtgtcccaggccctgctcgAGAGG GTCCGGGCgaaggagaggcagaagctGGAGGCTCTGCTGACCCGGgatgcagggcaggaggagcgGGTGGCCATGCTGGGGAGGCTGCCAGCCATGGCCCGTGTCCTGCGTGGGGTCTTCGTGGCCGAGAAGAAACCGGCGCTGAGCATGGAGGTGGCTTGTGCCCGCATGGCTGAGAGCTACAACACCCAGATGCCTCCTG gtgagATGGAGAAACATCTGCGCCTCTTTGCGGAGCTGCTGCCCGACTGGGTGGGGATCCACAGCATCAGGACAGACACCTATGTCAAGCTGGACAAGGGGAAGGACCTCAGCATCATCACTGAGAGGCTCACCAAGGCCCTGAAGGAGGCTGAAGCCCTCTGA